Part of the Cydia pomonella isolate Wapato2018A chromosome 8, ilCydPomo1, whole genome shotgun sequence genome is shown below.
TAAATACTGCTACAAGCTATATTCTAACATGTAATTTTACCACCACCAAGTAGTTTCAGACCCTTGTGAACCTTTTTTTCCTTTTCCCTTTTCCGGCTTGGCGAGTGCTTTCGACCCCTTGGCGGCCTTTTCCTGCTGCTTGGGGCTTCCCTTCTCGAGTTTCTTGGCCGGAACCTTGGTCGGGGTGGCTTTTGCTACTTTGGTCGGACTTTGAACTTTAGTGGGACAGCACTGGTAGGGTTCGTAAGTCATTTTTGGGGCGGCCGGTTTCGCCCCCAATCCAATGTAGAAACAGCGATCGCCTGCAGTCAGTAAAAATCTCTTTTATAACCCGTAGAAACCTTAATTAGAATAGTTAACTGCGAGTTAATGCGCGTATATTTTGTTATGCGCTGTCTAGAAAAGATGATTTGTTAGTAAAGGTATAAGAGTTCTGAAAACATTTATTGGTAAGCGCGAATGACTGCAGGCGACAGCTGGAATGCTATGCTAGGACCCATGCGAGTTCCTTAACTCGACCATGCAGATGTATGTATGGGGTACGTCCGTGCCTCCGTGCAGGGTCTCAGGGCCAACCTTCATTTACCTGTAAACATTCGTTTTATTCTACCGAAAAAACTATCGTCTTCATCGTCATCGCCATCGTCGTCgtcctcatcatcatcatcatcttcgtCGTCGTCGTCATCATTATCGTCGTCGTCGTCATCATTGTCGTCGTTGTCATCGTCATCGTCGCCATTGTCACCGTCACCGTCGTCGTCATTGTTTCGCAAATTCTTTCTATACTGAATTCTTTTCTTTTGTCTCGAATAACTGTTgcgtttctttttaaattttacgcTGTCTTCGTCATTGTCGTCGTCATCGTCATCGTCGGCGTCAtcatttattttacgtttttctTTACTCCCTGAATTACTACggcctttatttattttggaggTTGGTTCATCATCGTCGTCGTCGTCATCATCGTCGTCCTCATTACCATCTTCGTCATCATCATCGTCGTCATCATCATCTTCGTTATCATTCTCTTCACCATCACTGTCATTGTCATCGTTGTCGTCATCAGCGTCGTCATCGTTATGTTTACTTTTCACGGAGTTTTTATTTACTTGGATTTTTTTTGAATCAGGACCGTGATTAATTCTTTGATACTTATTTGACATGAGTTGTGATTTATAGCTTCTATTATCATCCTCGTCGTTATTGTTATCATcgccatcatcatcattgtcGTCATCGTCATTGTCGTCATCGTCATTGTCGTCATCGTTATCATCATCCTCTTTCTTACTATATTTGTTACCAGGAATACGGATTCTTAATTTGCCGACAGTTTTCCATGTAgcttctttattttttcttaatcgTAGTAACTCCTTTAATTTAGACCCTTTTACTTCATTTTCCTTATCATCATCGTCATCTTTGTCATCATCGTCATCTTCATcgtcgtcatcatcatcatcatcctcatCGTCATCATCCtcatcgtcatcatcatcatcactgtCATACTTATCCTCATCATcatcgtcgtcgtcgtcgtcatcatcatcatcatcgtcactgTCATTGTCGTCATCATCATCGTcgtcattatcatcatcatcatcgtcgtcattatcatcatcatcgtcgtcGTCATTATCGTCATCGTTATTAATTTTCAGTTTTACTTTCCCATCTTCCTTCCTTTTACTTTTTGGATCACCGGGGAATCTGACTTTCAATGTTCCCATAGTCTTCCATTCTGTTGGTTTTACCCTTTTCGGTGTAATTTTGTTATCCACATCTGCATTTCCGCCATACCCCGAGGCTTTCCTACCATCTGCATTGGCCTTCGATTTAGTATTAGCTCTATTTTTATGTCGGTTGCTATCTTCACCTGCAGGCATTAGTAACTGTCATGCAAAATGACATAGCTCAAACATCCAGCATTTTTagcgtaaaaaaataacaattttatatttagaaGTCTCTTTAGAATGATGTCATGCACGTAATATtgaatataagtaatatagtTTCTAAGTCAAAGATCATTTTATCCTTAATTAAAAATCTAGAAATGGATGTGGATTCTTACTTTTTTGATCTATAAGCCACTGGAGGACCTTATTTTCGTTCTTTAAGTCACCTATAAACAGGATAAGGAGTTAGCATAGgaaatatttatatgaaaactctTCTCTAAATCCATTGATTAGGAATTTAGAAAAGTTTTTCGGTGAGGAAATTATTTTGTACTTTGATTCGTTTGTTTGTTACGTGGTGTACCACGGTTTCATAGTTTTAATGTGGTTAGCTTATGTACATAATTTAGTAGAGTAACgtttaaaaaattaacaataacattataaattattagcATATTTTCTCactctatttattattacttggCGTCGTTGAAAAtcctttttaaaaacataaggattatatctaataaaatataataatataggaAATAAAAAATCAAGATATTGTTTTAGTTATTAACATATTTCAACTTACCATCGTACATGATCGGAACACCGGTCTCATAGTATACCAGAGCTGGGAAACTGAAAATGCCAATGTCAGAAGCTAGTTTGGAGTCCTTGGACTTGACGAACTGAATCTCGTATTTGTCTGTGTCGTCGTCAATTGTTTCCAACTCTTCGAGCACTTCGTCGCAGGTATCGCAATCATCACTGTCTGTAAAATAGTAAACgacaaattttaactaaaatttcccccgaacaTTTAATGTCCTTAAACCTTCTCTACCATGTCAATGACATATTTATTATGTCAATGACAGGAATTGCTAAACTTCCATAATAAACATTTACTGCCTTAAATTTTTGAGCTTCTTGTGCCTAATCACGCATTACTTCGAATTTTTCACGTACAGCAACCAAGTACGGAAATACCGAatgatgatatttcgtacataagttccgaaaaactcatggtacgagccggggtttgaacccgcgtcctccggattgcaagtcgcacgctcttaccgctaggccaccagcgcttatttataatatcttattaaatattataatatcctattatatatttataatatcctattaaaactgaaaatgaaaataaaatcgaTGTGGATACTTACAAAAGAAGACGGCAAGATGCTCCACATCAGCAATTAAGTCCTTTAAAGTCTTCCTGTCTACACTCTCAATAACGTCAGGCTTAGAGTCAACCAATTCCAACACCCAAGACAAGATATCTTCTTCATGCATCAAGTCGCCTTCATAGATGGTCCTGAATTTGTGGCGGTAGAAAGCCAAAGCCGGCAGTTCAGGTAGGTCGTATTCCCTCTCCACTCCTTCATCAGAAATCTTGACGAAATCGATGTCTTTTTCTTCGCACTCGTCATCGATGTTTTCAAGCTCGCTGAGTACTTTTTGAGATTTCTTGTCGCCCTCCTTGTCTGGAATAATGCAGAAAGAAAACACttaccccttattcataaacgtgtactaaagttacgatgacGCTGAtgatcgtttgtccctttccatcataccaatacgtcggaaagggacaacagatgatcagcggcatcgtaactttagtacacgtttatgaataagggggtaagagataatatttaatttaaaatgttattaagGGAATGGAAATAGCAAAATAAGAGAATAACATgacaaacataaaataaaactaacaatAACTAACATTATATTCCATACAAAAGCCGGTGATCGTAGAAAGCgtagcttcctcgcacaaagaATTGCTGCCAGCATCTAGGGCACCATGccgggggatagtttttaatagtttattttaagattagttttatttatttttagtttgaaGTTTTATGTTAGTTATTTATACCTGTTAATTTTTGTTTCCAAGAGcatatatattacatatctTCTATTCTACTAATTTCCTCAAGGTTAACTGGAAGCGATcgcatacagggataagttcgcctttgttgtatttaatttactctgtaactgtgtttttcgttagtgtccgaccgaagtttcggtaggtttcggcataaaaatcatgtttcggccgaaGGTTCGATTTTGGTGAAAAACTGCCGAACCTCTCGGTTGCACCGAAACTTACAACCTTGTACTTTCGCATCAATTTTTTAGTGTCAGGACTATTCAATTTACTAAGCGGACACCCAAAACggatatatattaataatataaatcgaTTATTTGGTCTagaaacgttttatttttataaatgtaaaaccGAATAAAACGGAACCCAACGATATAGAAGagagattttaaataaattggtgATTCGAAATATACTCGGATGTGCCGCATCAATGCCtgcatatacattttttgacgttcatttgtttattgttattcatttaaattattctaatgttttaccttcttctttttcgtttttatgcgataaacacagcgttgaacgcatgcgtcaacggaatgtaggaaaaatgttaatgcgcttaccgctgcgtttaccgcgtaaaacaatgTAGTGTCATTACtcattagattatctgatgTAAAATGGTTATGTCTATGCGGCAAACGCTTGCGTTTAttaacgctgcgtttatcgcatgAAACAACCGCGCGCCTAAGTTTATCTTCATAATGCCCCAGTATCTACTTACctctaattattttattcatttcattaGCCCCACTGTCTGACCAGCTTAGTGCGGTGCTTGTCAAATCAAGCCTTTTGGCAGTAAAAGTAGGCATAGCATACTTCTGATGGATGGCAACAAATCGTTATTTGTTACATTCTTTTCTGTAAAAGTCGCTACCAATAAGTTCCTGTTGCATAACAGAATGCACTTTTTAAGCCACTGAAATAAACTGGCTGTCAGACAAAAACTTTTTCCCGAAATTTATCTCTTTTTTATGGATTTCTCCACATCGGGTACATTTTCTTCTAAGACAATGTTGGATTGGGGccatgttaaattatttaagtcatATTTTTCGTACATTTTGCCATCCATTAAAATGCAACgagattaatttttttattaaaacctgTACAGGTAGCCACGATTACTGTCTGCAATTTTCATGggatttttttgctttttatatttttatgatattttaaaatgtacctacgCTAGCCCCTGCTTTCTTAGGAATTTAgcgaatgaatatttttagatgTTAACAGCCGCATGACAGTACTTCGGTTTGTGGACTGGTCGGGCCGCTTCTGGGCTGTGATTTTGTAAAATCTTTTAGGTCGGGCCGCTTCTGGGCtgtgatttttaaattattttaaattagtagATTAAAAGAGGTGTATGAGTGTTTGCTCAGTAAATTTGAACAGGCCTTATTGAAGCTTGTTTGCTGGTGacctttaaaaattaaaacttgggataacatacatacatacatatttatcacCGATTTTAATCTCAAGATATTCTGGACAATCATACTTCTACTCATacttcttttgttatttttagggttccgtagccaaatggcaaaaaacggaacccttatagattcgtcatgtcccgTCTGTcggtccgtttatgtcacagccacttttttccgaaactataagaactatactgttcaaacttggtaaatagatgtattctatgaaccgcattaagatttttacacaaaaatagaaaaaaaaaacaataaattttgggggttggTCACATGCAACCAAACGCATAGAGACAGTCGGACAtgatgaatctataagggttccgttttttgccatttggctacggaaccctaaaaagacgaaATAAATTTAAGTTTCAATTATTTGATACTTACAGAAAAATACAACGATGTGGTCGTTTTCAGCGAGGATCTTCTCCAGCATCCTGGAGTTGACCTCCTCGATTTTGCCGGGGATCTCAAGGGTGTCTTCGTCCGTCAGCCATGACAGCACTTCATCCTCGTCTTCGATGTCACCTGGAATTaccaatttaataatttttattgacgaatataaataatacttcgTCTTCCTTTGTATTCGAAGGTACAACCATCAAACAGAGGACAAAATATGAAATGGTAGTCAAATTTGGTAATCCgttcatataaatatatatatatatttttttaatttatgactAATTTAATTATGCTGATGGACAAATAATAGTTTGTACACCCAAGGTGTACTCGTAATAAGTCAATTCAACAAGTCGATAATCAACTGaacaaattatacaaaaattaaaaagtaggtacttactcgGTTGTCAAATAACTTACTTGACATAAATTTTATAAGCTAACTACATAAGGACAATTTTCTGTGTAGCCCAAGTTTGAGTACGGAAATATTTCAACAAGACTTATTTCAAACACAATAATGGCTACGATTACTGACCCTTGTAAATGAGTGGGTCCTTGTTCCTGAAGAACACGAGCGTGGGGAAGGTCTTGATGCCGTACTTCTTGGCGAGCGCCAGGTCCTCAGTGGTGACGAAGATGATGCCCGTTTCGTCCAGCTCGTCGTCGATGTTCTCCAGCTCGTCCAGAATGTTGTCGCATTCATCACCTTCTTCACAGTTGCCGCCTGGAATTAATTGGTTTTTGATTagatattttgcttaatttcTTATTGTtgactatatttatttttaacctcTATAAtgcctaaaaaaaatatcataccaccatactttaaaataaagtttaattaagaATTTGTTACTGCAAGATTAAACGAGGATATATAGTTTAATCGGGAAGCCAACGTATTGCCGTTGAATTGGTATATACCTTAAATGGGCATTAATTAATGCACGTTTATATCTCTATCCTGCgcctgatgtcagcagttgaacacgacgctctgcaaagagtacaacgacaaagaagaagatatCTCTATCACTacacaaattatgtaaaaatctaCTTACTGAAATAAACGACCACATATTCGTGCTCTTCGATAAGATCAGTCAATATCTCATCAGTAACCTCCTCGATGGTAGCGCTGTTCTTCTGTTCAATGAGCCACTCCAATACTTCATCTTCATTCATTAGGTCACCTTCGTAGATAGCGGGGATGTTCTCTTCGAAGTATACGAGAGTCGGCAGATGGTCAATACCGAATTCTTTAGCTTCATTCTCGTTGTCCATTCGCACAATAACGATACCTTCCTTTTCTAGTTCATCATCAATATTCTCTAGTTCGTTGAGGATTCTTATGTCTTGTTTGTCCTCTTTGTCGTCTgaaatatttaaagtttatttaaaaatttcacacgcttaaaaggtaaaatataaCACTACTTCTTGAGcattttttatacttacaaaagATAACGGCCAAATACGGTGTACTTTCTATTAGCTTGTCCATCATCTCATCAGTGACTTCAGGAATTTCACTATGTCGCTTCTGATGTAACAACCAGCCGAGTAATTCATCTTCCTTCATCAGATCGCCTTCGTAGATGTGAGGGATACCTTTCTCGAAGAAAACCATAGTTGGAATGGATTCAATACCATATTCCTTGGCTTCTTTATCGTCATCAATCTTGACGAAGGCAATGTCATTTTGGTCACATTCATCGTCTATGTTCTCCAGCTCAGAAAGGATCTTTTGACTCTTCTTCTGGTCCTTGTCGTCTGAAATAAATTCGAAGAactgtatttcatttttatgtCAGTTCTTCACGGGACAGTTGAGAACGATTCAAGACATTAATCATCGGTGA
Proteins encoded:
- the LOC133520506 gene encoding uncharacterized protein LOC133520506 isoform X5 is translated as MMKKPKNTVLKRSQLYCISKKASQLITKEIWKRKKKYWLGSGIKRRATKLRTSLMKCSTSSSRKCHTLLCCSFFEFISDDKDQKKSQKILSELENIDDECDQNDIAFVKIDDDKEAKEYGIESIPTMVFFEKGIPHIYEGDLMKEDELLGWLLHQKRHSEIPEVTDEMMDKLIESTPYLAVIFYDKEDKQDIRILNELENIDDELEKEGIVIVRMDNENEAKEFGIDHLPTLVYFEENIPAIYEGDLMNEDEVLEWLIEQKNSATIEEVTDEILTDLIEEHEYVVVYFSGNCEEGDECDNILDELENIDDELDETGIIFVTTEDLALAKKYGIKTFPTLVFFRNKDPLIYKGDIEDEDEVLSWLTDEDTLEIPGKIEEVNSRMLEKILAENDHIVVFFYKEGDKKSQKVLSELENIDDECEEKDIDFVKISDEGVEREYDLPELPALAFYRHKFRTIYEGDLMHEEDILSWVLELVDSKPDVIESVDRKTLKDLIADVEHLAVFFYSDDCDTCDEVLEELETIDDDTDKYEIQFVKSKDSKLASDIGIFSFPALVYYETGVPIMYDGDLKNENKVLQWLIDQKSEDSNRHKNRANTKSKANADGRKASGYGGNADVDNKITPKRVKPTEWKTMGTLKVRFPGDPKSKRKEDGKVKLKINNDDDNDDDDDDDNDDDDDDDNDDDDDDDNDSDDDDDDDDDDDDDDEDKYDSDDDDDDEDDDDEDDDDDDDDEDDDDDKDDDDDKENEVKGSKLKELLRLRKNKEATWKTVGKLRIRIPGNKYSKKEDDDNDDDNDDDDNDDDDNDDDGDDNNNDEDDNRSYKSQLMSNKYQRINHGPDSKKIQVNKNSVKSKHNDDDADDDNDDNDSDGEENDNEDDDDDDDDDEDGNEDDDDDDDDDDEPTSKINKGRSNSGSKEKRKINDDADDDDDDDNDEDSVKFKKKRNSYSRQKKRIQYRKNLRNNDDDGDGDNGDDDDDNDDNDDDDDDNDDDDDEDDDDDEDDDDGDDDEDDSFFGRIKRMFTGDRCFYIGLGAKPAAPKMTYEPYQCCPTKVQSPTKVAKATPTKVPAKKLEKGSPKQQEKAAKGSKALAKPEKGKGKKGNLLDESEVLEWMVKQKEDESIEHIERDKLFKYIDTKEFLAVVFYREEDPESPRILRYVELIDDEASEYGIKIVKCSDRLMAKKYGFRNPPGITYFRKGKYINYDGDMDDEEEILDWLTNPENMELTDHIEKVNRKMFQKIRQTSDYVAVFFYSNDCKQCPRVLLEIEHIDDDADGAGINFVKIDDKQMAKEFGVFALPAVLFFKMGSKDPVIYAGDLYDEHQLLNWLLTQKNPSGDVIEALEGKDLLKLIEEEGSLAVYFWNKTLCELCNSKAMRKALKKKEKEKDPEDEEAPEEDSLDCEQCAGILEELENIDDDCDRHKIKFVKTQDYSIAESYGVTDFPVLVYFENNVPNVYEGSLAEEEEVLQWLITQKTEDRIELITRVMLENMVEETQYLAVYFYKLNCHICDAILEGLEQIDDECDVYGIHMVKIQDPQLAKRYSIKTFPAMVYFRNGNPLLFEGDLQNEESILEWLIDDENRELADEIESVNERMLERLLVESHLLVVFFYDDEDCQECEDLLESLEQIDGEVDQFGIDFVKIASPEAAAKYNVINIPSLVYFRKQIPMLYDGDIHQVDKVLSWLTSQDVFEIKNEIEEVNRKMLDKLLEENEFLAVYFYEKSPESRAVLDKLENIDSETDNLDITFVKMEDPRYARKWGVTKLPAIVYFRKRFPSIYRGDTMNEEEVLDWLRKNRFRQPELNIFMYALIALSIAFVMYTAFLLQCFKPAPPAPAPHPKQA
- the LOC133520506 gene encoding uncharacterized protein LOC133520506 isoform X9; protein product: MARWLKALAAVFLLAAAATAARKSPPKAEPQIEEVTAKQLDRVLEDKDFVAVYWYARSCVTCDKVLEELEKIDDDTDTFGVDFVKINDKRLAKQYGITKFPALTYFREKEPIIYEGDLMDEESVLDFLTSLEAMDLPDRIEEVNQKILSKIIEDTEYVAVLFCPDHKSCGPSNNKPECKKCAKALQELENIDDEADQLGIGFVKIHDEELAEEYSLGELPRLVYYRHEIPIIYENELSKEEDVLEWLIANKSTGDEEDVIEDVTAKTLNTLIGNVDNLVVVFYDHGDEESMTVLGELENIDDDCDRHGIQFVKIDDAKAADSFGIDNIPSIVYFEKQIPNVYDGDLENEEEILEWLIGQLEKDEIEDVTDEMLDKLIKDGKTIAVLFYDNNDRKSQKVLAELENIDDECDSLGIAFVKIDNDEEAKEYGIEKIPTLLYFEKGIPTYYEGNLEEEEKVLAWLRYQAESDEIEDITDEMLDLIIEKMPYVAVLFYDKDQKKSQKILSELENIDDECDQNDIAFVKIDDDKEAKEYGIESIPTMVFFEKGIPHIYEGDLMKEDELLGWLLHQKRHSEIPEVTDEMMDKLIESTPYLAVIFYDKEDKQDIRILNELENIDDELEKEGIVIVRMDNENEAKEFGIDHLPTLVYFEENIPAIYEGDLMNEDEVLEWLIEQKNSATIEEVTDEILTDLIEEHEYVVVYFSGNCEEGDECDNILDELENIDDELDETGIIFVTTEDLALAKKYGIKTFPTLVFFRNKDPLIYKGDIEDEDEVLSWLTDEDTLEIPGKIEEVNSRMLEKILAENDHIVVFFYKEGDKKSQKVLSELENIDDECEEKDIDFVKISDEGVEREYDLPELPALAFYRHKFRTIYEGDLMHEEDILSWVLELVDSKPDVIESVDRKTLKDLIADVEHLAVFFYSDDCDTCDEVLEELETIDDDTDKYEIQFVKSKDSKLASDIGIFSFPALVYYETGVPIMYDGDLKNENKVLQWLIDQKSEDSNRHKNRANTKSKANADGRKASGYGGNADVDNKITPKRVKPTEWKTMGTLKVRFPGDPKSKRKEDGKVKLKINNDDDNDDDDDDDNDDDDDDDNDDDDDDDNDSDDDDDDDDDDDDDDEDKYDSDDDDDDEDDDDEDDDDDDDDEDDDDDKDDDDDKENEVKGSKLKELLRLRKNKEATWKTVGKLRIRIPGNKYSKKEDDDNDDDNDDDDNDDDDNDDDGDDNNNDEDDNRSYKSQLMSNKYQRINHGPDSKKIQVNKNSVKSKHNDDDADDDNDDNDSDGEENDNEDDDDDDDDDEDGNEDDDDDDDDDDEPTSKINKGRSNSGSKEKRKINDDADDDDDDDNDEDSVKFKKKRNSYSRQKKRIQYRKNLRNNDDDGDGDNGDDDDDNDDNDDDDDDNDDDDDEDDDDDEDDDDGDDDEDDSFFGRIKRMFTGDRCFYIGLGAKPAAPKMTYEPYQCCPTKVQSPTKVAKATPTKVPAKKLEKGSPKQQEKAAKGSKALAKPEKGKGKKGNLLDESEVLEWMVKQKEDESIEHIERDKLFKYIDTKEFLAVVFYREEDPESPRILRYVELIDDEASEYGIKIVKCSDRLMAKKYGFRNPPGITYFRKGKYINYDGDMDDEEEILDWLTNPENMELTDHIEKVNRKMFQKIRQTSDYVAVFFLMTANSVPEYCWR